In a single window of the Bacillus mycoides genome:
- the abc-f gene encoding ribosomal protection-like ABC-F family protein: MTILIARNIEKSFGDRTIFTLPSLEIQANDRIGIVGVNGAGKSTLLQILSKEIEADKGTVTHHSSISIIPQLSEELPETASSLAKGKWNISNVANSMSGGERMRLKIAHALEQDAGILFADEPTSHLDMFGTEQLEKALLSYKGALVLISHDRDLLDAICTKIIEVEDGTIQEYKGNYSNYRKQKERERIQKQAEYDQYIQEKNRLEQSISQRKQRASSMTKIPTRFSSSESKLYKLSGAHGQENVSKVAKALETRLEKLEQKEKPKDFSQAQFDVQYHTPIHSKAVVQFNKTTKKIGDRTLFKNMNGTIVPGAKLAILGANGSGKTTLFNMLLANERGIQLSKSCKIGYFEQTLSILKTDKTILENVLEETNYTEAFVRTILARLLFRREDVHKPVHVLSGGERMKVALAKVFLGNYNMLLLDEPTNYLDLATHEELESMLQEYPGTILFISHDRAFIRSVANHILQVDESEPRIFHGNYEQYTKRTTQASVNVTEQELLRLQTKLTEIISRISIPNQHDDITFLEQEYEKLLVRIRQCKEAL, translated from the coding sequence ATGACTATTTTAATCGCACGTAATATCGAAAAGAGCTTTGGTGATCGCACCATATTTACGTTACCATCACTAGAAATTCAAGCAAACGATCGTATAGGAATTGTCGGAGTCAACGGAGCTGGAAAATCTACGTTATTACAAATATTAAGTAAAGAAATAGAAGCTGACAAAGGCACAGTAACTCATCATAGTTCTATCAGCATCATTCCACAGCTTAGCGAGGAACTACCGGAAACCGCTTCTTCCCTCGCTAAAGGCAAATGGAATATTTCAAACGTCGCAAATTCAATGAGCGGCGGTGAACGAATGCGCCTAAAGATCGCCCATGCCCTCGAACAAGATGCAGGCATTCTATTTGCTGATGAGCCAACAAGTCACTTAGATATGTTCGGTACAGAGCAATTAGAAAAGGCACTTTTATCTTATAAAGGTGCACTTGTTTTAATATCGCATGATCGTGATCTTTTAGATGCCATATGTACAAAAATCATCGAAGTTGAAGACGGTACTATTCAAGAATATAAAGGTAATTATTCAAACTATCGAAAGCAAAAAGAACGTGAGCGAATACAAAAGCAAGCAGAATATGATCAATATATACAAGAAAAAAATCGGTTAGAACAGTCAATTTCACAAAGAAAGCAACGTGCTTCTAGCATGACAAAAATCCCAACACGGTTCAGTTCATCTGAATCTAAACTTTATAAGTTAAGCGGGGCTCATGGGCAAGAAAATGTTAGCAAAGTAGCGAAAGCACTAGAAACACGCCTTGAAAAGTTGGAACAGAAAGAAAAGCCGAAAGACTTTTCTCAAGCTCAGTTTGACGTACAATACCACACACCAATTCATAGTAAAGCAGTTGTTCAGTTTAATAAAACAACGAAGAAAATAGGGGATCGCACACTATTTAAAAATATGAATGGAACAATTGTCCCTGGGGCAAAGCTTGCTATTTTAGGGGCAAACGGAAGCGGAAAAACAACTTTGTTCAACATGCTTCTCGCAAACGAGCGTGGCATTCAGCTTTCGAAAAGTTGTAAAATTGGATACTTTGAACAAACACTATCAATTTTAAAAACAGATAAAACCATTTTAGAGAACGTTCTAGAAGAAACCAACTATACAGAAGCATTCGTTCGAACAATACTTGCACGGCTTTTATTCCGCCGTGAAGATGTTCATAAACCTGTACATGTCTTAAGTGGCGGCGAACGAATGAAGGTCGCACTCGCAAAAGTATTTTTAGGAAACTATAATATGCTTCTGCTCGACGAACCGACAAACTATTTAGACTTGGCAACGCATGAAGAATTAGAAAGCATGTTACAAGAATACCCTGGCACAATACTTTTCATTAGCCATGACCGTGCCTTTATTCGTTCTGTTGCAAACCATATTCTACAAGTAGATGAGAGCGAACCAAGAATATTCCACGGCAATTACGAGCAATACACAAAAAGAACCACCCAAGCTTCTGTAAACGTTACTGAACAAGAATTATTACGATTACAAACAAAATTAACAGAAATCATCAGCAGGATTTCTATCCCAAATCAGCATGATGACATCACATTTCTCGAACAAGAATACGAAAAATTATTAGTTCGAATTCGGCAGTGTAAAGAAGCGCTCTAA
- a CDS encoding flavodoxin family protein, translating into MFVIHGSSRQNGNTEALTHMVIDGIETEQIYLRDHIVHPIIDQRHDVEGFQPVNDDYEQLTKRMLEHDTIIFATPLYWYGMSGHMKNFVDRWSQSLRNKSLHFKEKMKGKKMYVVIVGGDSPKLKALPLIAQFQYIFDFVGSSFEGYIIGDANGLDEIKNDAEALAKAQLYNNKFKNSTQK; encoded by the coding sequence ATGTTTGTTATACATGGCAGTTCAAGACAAAACGGAAATACGGAAGCTTTAACACATATGGTGATTGATGGGATTGAAACAGAACAAATTTACTTGCGTGATCATATCGTCCACCCAATCATAGATCAGCGCCATGATGTAGAAGGATTTCAACCTGTAAATGATGACTACGAGCAGTTAACCAAACGCATGCTAGAGCACGACACGATTATCTTCGCTACACCGCTATACTGGTACGGAATGAGCGGCCACATGAAGAACTTCGTTGATCGCTGGTCACAAAGCTTGCGTAATAAATCTCTTCATTTCAAAGAAAAAATGAAAGGCAAAAAAATGTACGTTGTCATCGTTGGCGGAGACAGTCCAAAACTGAAAGCATTGCCGCTTATCGCCCAATTTCAATATATCTTTGATTTTGTTGGTTCATCATTTGAAGGGTATATTATTGGGGATGCGAATGGACTAGATGAAATCAAGAACGATGCTGAGGCGCTGGCAAAAGCACAATTGTATAATAATAAATTCAAAAATAGCACACAGAAATAA
- a CDS encoding MerR family transcriptional regulator, producing MRIGELSKETGVSERALRHYEEKGLLPSKRLANGYRDFDESAIEKVELIQMYLQIGLNLEETERMLRCLEIEPHLYENPCSSILALYEDKLDEVTKQITLLSNIQTNLQKHVSLLKQAKEKG from the coding sequence TTGCGAATTGGAGAGTTATCAAAAGAAACTGGGGTTAGTGAAAGGGCACTAAGACATTATGAAGAAAAGGGATTACTCCCTTCGAAACGCCTAGCAAATGGCTACCGTGATTTTGATGAAAGTGCAATCGAAAAAGTAGAGCTGATTCAAATGTACTTGCAAATCGGCTTAAATTTAGAAGAAACAGAACGAATGCTACGTTGCCTTGAAATCGAGCCACATCTCTACGAAAATCCGTGTAGTAGTATCCTTGCACTTTACGAAGACAAACTTGATGAGGTAACGAAGCAAATCACATTACTTTCCAACATTCAAACGAATTTACAAAAACACGTTTCACTCCTAAAACAAGCAAAAGAAAAGGGATGA
- a CDS encoding LysR family transcriptional regulator, with amino-acid sequence MNVDILKIFVTVVEQKHFSRAAELLNLSQPGVSMHIRNLENEFGTTLIQRSPKHVQVTEAGNILYIHAKQMLSLYEDAKQEINALHNVVTGTLRIGASFTIGEYLLPKILARFANENAHVEVHTFISNTEEVLQSLRSNQIDIGLVEGQVVYADVDVETFMQDEMKLVVPPNHPLLHIKGINENALQDQVWVLRESGSGTRAYSDRFIHQHHLKMKRFFTFSSIQSVKEAVAAGLGIAILSDWTVRKELLAQEIFHIPVPNEELIRPFSIVRGKYFIPSKAIQVFLNHVNSFAKKQS; translated from the coding sequence ATGAACGTCGACATTTTAAAGATCTTTGTTACTGTCGTTGAACAAAAACATTTTTCGCGTGCTGCGGAACTATTAAACCTTTCACAACCTGGCGTTAGTATGCACATTCGCAACCTGGAAAATGAATTTGGGACTACACTTATTCAGCGCTCCCCAAAGCACGTCCAAGTTACGGAAGCTGGAAACATATTATACATACACGCAAAGCAGATGCTCTCACTTTATGAAGATGCAAAACAGGAAATTAATGCGCTGCATAACGTCGTAACAGGGACACTTCGCATCGGCGCTAGCTTTACAATTGGCGAATACTTACTTCCAAAAATACTTGCGCGCTTTGCCAATGAAAATGCACACGTCGAAGTTCATACATTTATCTCCAATACAGAAGAAGTTTTGCAAAGCCTCCGCTCTAATCAAATTGATATCGGCTTAGTGGAAGGCCAAGTCGTATACGCTGACGTAGATGTTGAAACTTTTATGCAAGATGAAATGAAACTCGTCGTCCCGCCAAACCACCCATTGCTCCATATCAAGGGGATTAACGAAAATGCATTGCAAGACCAAGTCTGGGTATTAAGGGAGAGCGGCTCTGGCACACGTGCCTATAGCGATCGATTTATACACCAACATCATTTAAAAATGAAACGCTTCTTTACATTTAGCAGTATTCAAAGCGTGAAGGAAGCCGTTGCAGCCGGTCTTGGCATCGCTATCCTTTCAGATTGGACTGTTCGAAAAGAACTGTTGGCACAAGAAATATTCCACATCCCTGTTCCGAACGAAGAGCTAATCCGTCCATTCTCCATCGTGCGCGGCAAATATTTCATTCCATCTAAAGCCATCCAAGTGTTTTTAAATCATGTGAATTCTTTTGCGAAAAAACAAAGTTGA
- a CDS encoding YeiH family protein → MEQTLVIQKKKGFGFSQGIGITLLIAIAAKYLAELPFLNIMGQLVIAILIGMVWRAAIGIPQEAIVGTNFASKKLLRFGIILLGMRLNLVDIAKAGPKVLVIAAVVITFTIFVVYGLTKVFKVEQKLGILTACGTAICGAAAVVAIAPQVKAKDEETAVGAAIIAILGTIFTLIYTLLYPVLGFSPYGYGVFSGATLHEIAHVIAAAAPGGSTAVDIAVIVKLTRVAMLVPVAILIGLWFGKSEDSKEKRSWRDLPIPWFIFGFLAMSAVHSIGIIPEVVAGYIVVIAYMLIAMAMAGLGLNVEFKTFRKLGSRAFVAGLIGSVCLSVLGYVLVYALGFM, encoded by the coding sequence GTGGAACAAACACTTGTTATACAAAAGAAGAAGGGCTTTGGATTTTCGCAAGGTATTGGGATTACGTTATTAATCGCCATTGCCGCGAAATATTTAGCAGAGCTTCCATTTTTAAATATTATGGGACAATTAGTAATCGCTATTCTAATCGGGATGGTTTGGCGCGCCGCAATCGGGATTCCTCAAGAAGCGATAGTGGGAACGAACTTTGCGAGTAAGAAGTTGCTACGCTTTGGGATCATCTTACTCGGAATGAGGTTAAATCTTGTAGATATTGCGAAGGCGGGGCCGAAAGTATTGGTCATCGCAGCGGTTGTTATTACATTTACAATTTTCGTTGTATATGGACTAACGAAAGTATTTAAAGTAGAACAGAAACTTGGAATTTTAACAGCATGTGGGACGGCAATTTGCGGAGCTGCAGCGGTCGTGGCAATTGCACCGCAAGTGAAAGCGAAAGATGAAGAAACAGCAGTCGGGGCAGCGATTATTGCAATTTTAGGTACAATATTTACACTTATTTATACGCTATTATACCCAGTGCTTGGCTTCTCACCCTACGGTTACGGGGTGTTCTCAGGGGCGACGCTGCACGAAATCGCTCACGTTATCGCGGCTGCGGCGCCAGGCGGTAGCACGGCTGTAGACATCGCGGTTATTGTGAAGTTAACGCGCGTAGCGATGCTTGTGCCAGTAGCGATTTTAATTGGATTATGGTTTGGTAAGAGCGAGGACAGCAAGGAAAAAAGATCGTGGCGCGACCTTCCGATTCCTTGGTTCATCTTCGGATTTTTAGCAATGAGTGCGGTGCATTCGATTGGGATTATCCCAGAAGTTGTTGCCGGATATATTGTAGTAATTGCGTACATGCTTATTGCAATGGCAATGGCAGGGCTCGGTTTAAATGTAGAGTTTAAAACGTTCCGCAAATTAGGAAGCAGAGCATTTGTGGCAGGGTTGATTGGCTCGGTTTGCTTATCTGTTCTTGGGTATGTTCTTGTGTATGCGTTAGGATTTATGTAG
- a CDS encoding helix-turn-helix transcriptional regulator — MGVKNKIKELRKQQHITQIEMAKAMQVTRQTIVAIENHHYNPSLELSLKIAKYFGMKVEEIFTLE; from the coding sequence ATGGGTGTGAAAAATAAAATTAAAGAATTGCGAAAACAACAGCATATAACGCAAATTGAAATGGCAAAGGCGATGCAAGTGACCCGGCAGACAATCGTGGCGATTGAGAACCACCACTATAACCCAAGTCTAGAGTTATCCCTAAAAATCGCTAAATATTTTGGAATGAAGGTAGAGGAAATATTTACGCTGGAGTAA
- a CDS encoding MerR family transcriptional regulator — MELISIQELTRETGVTVRTLRYYDQIDLLKPSGKTDGGHRLYSERDVVRLQQILFLKEMGFSLKEITNMLITDELNLKVSLEKQLRFVQEEQKKFNRMERILQAVVYSVDVEGELDWKVMFELIQLSKQSPRIREMFQNEVFSKGEQKLLHNLPNMSEEDPNVLEWVNLLKQLRNFMKDGKEASCDEVQGATKKLMQKCLEMANGDEAFLDKLWEVRKSKEDSQKMSMYPIEEELLVYMDEAFRIYDERERDK, encoded by the coding sequence ATGGAGTTGATTTCAATTCAAGAACTAACGAGGGAAACAGGGGTTACAGTAAGGACGTTACGTTATTATGATCAAATTGATTTATTAAAGCCGAGTGGGAAAACTGATGGAGGACATCGGTTATATAGCGAGAGAGATGTTGTTCGTTTGCAGCAAATTTTATTTTTAAAAGAAATGGGTTTTTCATTAAAAGAGATTACGAATATGTTAATAACGGATGAGCTCAATTTAAAAGTATCGCTTGAAAAGCAACTTAGATTTGTACAGGAAGAACAGAAAAAATTTAATCGAATGGAACGTATTTTACAGGCAGTTGTTTATTCAGTAGATGTGGAGGGAGAACTGGATTGGAAAGTTATGTTTGAACTCATTCAGCTTTCGAAACAGTCTCCGCGAATACGTGAGATGTTTCAAAATGAAGTTTTTTCTAAGGGAGAACAAAAGTTGCTTCATAATTTGCCGAACATGAGTGAAGAAGATCCGAATGTTTTAGAATGGGTAAATTTATTAAAGCAACTACGTAACTTTATGAAAGACGGTAAGGAAGCATCATGTGATGAAGTACAAGGCGCAACAAAGAAATTAATGCAGAAGTGTTTAGAGATGGCAAATGGTGATGAAGCATTTCTAGATAAACTGTGGGAAGTAAGAAAGTCAAAAGAAGATTCACAGAAAATGAGTATGTATCCAATTGAGGAAGAGCTTCTAGTATATATGGATGAGGCTTTTCGTATATATGATGAAAGGGAGAGGGATAAATGA
- a CDS encoding DUF4362 domain-containing protein, with protein sequence MTIGKRTGFICLFLFSLVACSQPNSAIDKKNDVVAKGAEISNLDKFEKFVWNVEQGEVDKIRIVQYTHEGDPIFQTLEHSEKDILYVLDNRQDQFAGDHKGLHKDSCKRIVKEQRESETAYRLIDCTNENGRNGYDLLYVLEK encoded by the coding sequence ATAACAATAGGAAAAAGAACAGGTTTTATATGCTTATTTCTCTTTAGTTTAGTAGCATGTTCACAACCTAACAGTGCAATCGATAAGAAGAATGATGTCGTTGCAAAGGGGGCAGAAATTTCTAATCTAGATAAATTCGAGAAGTTCGTTTGGAATGTGGAACAAGGGGAAGTTGATAAAATAAGAATTGTACAGTATACACATGAAGGTGACCCGATTTTTCAAACGTTAGAGCATAGTGAGAAAGATATACTTTATGTGTTAGATAATAGACAAGATCAATTTGCTGGTGACCATAAAGGGTTACATAAAGATAGTTGTAAAAGGATTGTTAAAGAGCAACGTGAATCAGAAACGGCATATAGGTTAATAGATTGTACGAATGAAAATGGGCGCAATGGATATGACTTATTATATGTACTTGAAAAATAG
- the uvrB gene encoding excinuclease ABC subunit B — protein sequence MEHPFEIISEYSPQGDQPGAIEKLVEGINSGKKKQVLLGATGTGKTFTISNVIKEVQKPTLVMAHNKTLAGQLYSELKDFFPNNSVEYFVSYYDYYQPEAYVPHTDTFIEKDAQINDEIDKLRHSATSSLFERDDVIIVASVSCIYGLGSPEEYRELVVSLRVGMEKDRNQLLRELVDVQYGRNDIDFKRGTFRVRGDVVEIFPASLDEHCIRIEFFGDEIDRIREVNALTGEVLAERDHVAIFPASHFVTREEKLKVAIENIEKELEERLKELNDNGKLLEAQRIEQRTRYDLEMMREMGFCSGIENYSRHLTLRPAGSTPYTLLDYFPEDFLIVMDESHVSVPQVRAMYNGDQARKQVLVDHGFRLPSALDNRPLTFDEFEEKTNQVIYVSATPGPYELEQSPKAIEQIIRPTGLLDPPIDIRPIEGQIDDLLGEIHDRIAKNERVLITTLTKKMSEDLTDYLKDVGIKVNYLHSEIKTLERIEIIRDLRLGKFDVLVGINLLREGLDIPEVSLVAILDADKEGFLRSERSLIQTIGRAARNANGRVIMYADRITRSMGIAIEETQRRRSIQEAYNEKHGITPKTIQKGVRDVIRATTAAEDTEIYEATPAKKMTKKERENTIAKMEAEMKEAAKALDFERAAELRDLLLELKAEG from the coding sequence TTGGAACATCCATTTGAAATTATCTCAGAGTATTCCCCGCAAGGTGATCAGCCGGGAGCGATAGAGAAGCTTGTAGAGGGAATTAATAGTGGAAAGAAAAAGCAAGTGTTGCTTGGAGCGACAGGAACGGGTAAGACATTTACGATTTCAAATGTCATTAAAGAAGTGCAGAAACCAACACTTGTAATGGCTCATAATAAAACGTTAGCAGGACAGTTATATAGTGAGCTGAAAGATTTCTTTCCTAACAATTCTGTGGAGTATTTTGTTAGTTATTACGATTATTATCAGCCGGAAGCGTACGTACCACATACGGATACGTTTATTGAAAAAGATGCGCAAATTAACGATGAAATTGATAAATTACGCCACTCGGCAACGTCTTCTTTATTTGAAAGAGATGATGTTATTATCGTTGCGAGTGTTTCGTGCATATACGGTTTAGGTTCTCCGGAAGAATACCGCGAGTTAGTTGTTTCGCTTCGAGTTGGTATGGAAAAGGACCGCAATCAATTGCTTCGTGAACTTGTTGATGTACAGTATGGACGTAATGATATTGATTTTAAGCGTGGTACATTCCGTGTGCGCGGAGATGTAGTTGAAATCTTCCCCGCATCACTTGATGAGCATTGTATTCGAATTGAATTTTTTGGGGATGAAATAGATCGTATTCGAGAAGTAAATGCATTAACGGGTGAAGTATTAGCAGAACGTGATCATGTAGCAATCTTCCCGGCATCTCACTTCGTTACACGTGAAGAAAAGCTGAAGGTCGCTATTGAAAATATTGAAAAAGAATTAGAAGAGCGTTTAAAAGAATTAAATGATAACGGTAAGTTGTTAGAGGCGCAGCGCATAGAACAGCGAACGCGTTATGATTTAGAAATGATGCGCGAGATGGGCTTTTGTTCAGGGATTGAAAACTATTCCCGTCATTTAACACTTCGTCCAGCAGGCTCAACGCCGTATACGCTTTTAGATTATTTTCCAGAGGATTTCTTAATCGTTATGGATGAGTCGCACGTATCGGTTCCGCAAGTAAGAGCGATGTATAACGGGGACCAAGCACGTAAGCAAGTGCTTGTTGATCATGGATTCCGTCTGCCATCAGCTTTAGATAATAGACCGCTCACGTTTGATGAGTTTGAAGAGAAAACGAATCAAGTTATTTACGTTTCGGCAACGCCAGGACCGTACGAGTTAGAGCAGTCACCGAAAGCAATAGAACAAATTATTCGTCCAACAGGGCTTTTAGATCCACCAATTGATATACGACCAATTGAAGGACAAATAGATGATTTATTAGGAGAAATCCATGACCGGATTGCGAAAAATGAACGTGTATTAATTACGACTTTAACGAAGAAAATGTCAGAGGATTTAACGGACTATTTAAAAGATGTAGGAATTAAAGTGAATTATCTTCACTCTGAAATTAAAACATTAGAGCGTATTGAAATTATCCGTGATCTTCGCCTTGGTAAGTTTGATGTACTTGTCGGTATTAACTTATTACGAGAAGGATTAGATATTCCAGAAGTATCACTTGTAGCTATTTTAGATGCTGATAAGGAAGGGTTCCTACGTTCAGAGCGTTCATTAATTCAAACAATTGGTCGTGCGGCGCGTAATGCAAACGGCCGCGTTATTATGTACGCAGATCGCATAACGAGATCGATGGGAATTGCAATTGAAGAAACACAGCGTCGTCGTAGTATACAAGAAGCTTACAATGAAAAGCATGGTATTACGCCGAAAACGATTCAAAAAGGAGTACGTGACGTTATTCGTGCGACAACAGCAGCTGAGGATACGGAAATATATGAAGCAACACCAGCTAAGAAGATGACGAAAAAAGAACGTGAAAATACAATTGCGAAGATGGAAGCAGAGATGAAAGAAGCAGCAAAGGCATTAGATTTCGAGCGTGCAGCTGAATTAAGAGATTTACTATTAGAATTAAAAGCGGAAGGGTGA
- the uvrA gene encoding excinuclease ABC subunit UvrA translates to MSKDFIVVKGARAHNLKNIDVTIPRNQLVVVTGLSGSGKSSLAFDTIYAEGQRRYVESLSAYARQFLGQMDKPDVDMIEGLSPAISIDQKTTSRNPRSTVGTVTEIYDYLRLLFARIGTPICPNHGIEITSQTVEQMVDRVLEYPERTKLQVLAPIVSGRKGAHAKVLEDIKKQGYVRVRVDGEMLDVSEEITLEKNKKHSIEVVIDRIVVKEGIASRLADSLESALKLGGGRVLIDVMGEEELLFSEHHACPHCGFSIGELEPRMFSFNSPFGACPSCDGLGSKLEVDLELVIPNWDVSLNEHAIAPWEPTSSQYYPQLLKSVCNHYGIDMDMPVKDIPKDLFDKVLYGSGEEKLYFRYVNEFGQVKENEILFEGVIPNIERRYRETSSDYIREQMEKYMAEQACPKCKGGRLKPESLAVFVGDKTIADVTKYSVQEVQEFFSTVELTEKQQKIAHLILREIQERVGFLVNVGLDYLTLSRAAGTLSGGEAQRIRLATQIGSRLTGVLYILDEPSIGLHQRDNDRLIRTLQEMRDLGNTLIVVEHDEDTMMAADYLLDIGPGAGIHGGQVVSAGTPAEVMQDENSLTGKYLSGKEFIPVPLERRKGDGRKVEIVGAKENNLKNAKMSFPLGTFVAVTGVSGSGKSTIINEVLYKSLAQKLYKAKAKPGVHKEIKGLEQLDKVIDIDQSPIGRTPRSNPATYTGVFDDIRDVYAHTNEAKVRGYQKGRFSFNVKGGRCEACRGDGIIKIEMHFLPDVYVPCEVCHGKRYNRETLEVKYKDKNISEVLGMTIEDGVEFFANIPKIKRKLQTLVDVGLGYMKLGQPATTLSGGEAQRVKLASELHRRSTGRTLYILDEPTTGLHAHDIARLLEVLQRLVESGETVLVIEHNLDVIKTADYIIDLGPEGGDKGGQIVASGTPEQVVKEERSYTGKYLKEILDRDKARMKEKIKEVELSQ, encoded by the coding sequence GTGAGTAAAGATTTTATTGTTGTAAAAGGTGCTAGAGCGCATAATTTAAAAAATATTGACGTAACCATTCCGAGAAATCAGCTTGTTGTTGTGACGGGATTGTCTGGTTCGGGGAAATCATCGTTAGCATTCGATACGATTTATGCAGAAGGGCAGCGTAGATACGTGGAATCTTTATCTGCGTATGCGCGCCAGTTTTTAGGGCAAATGGATAAGCCGGATGTTGATATGATTGAAGGTTTATCTCCAGCGATTTCAATTGATCAAAAAACGACGAGTCGTAATCCTCGTTCAACGGTTGGAACGGTAACGGAGATTTATGATTATTTACGTTTATTATTTGCACGAATTGGTACGCCGATTTGTCCGAATCATGGAATTGAAATTACATCACAAACAGTGGAACAGATGGTAGACCGTGTTCTTGAATATCCTGAACGTACGAAGTTGCAAGTGCTAGCGCCTATCGTGTCAGGGCGTAAAGGTGCGCATGCGAAAGTATTAGAAGATATTAAGAAGCAAGGTTATGTTCGTGTGCGCGTTGATGGAGAGATGCTGGATGTATCGGAAGAGATTACTTTAGAAAAAAATAAGAAGCATTCAATTGAAGTTGTTATTGACCGTATTGTTGTGAAAGAAGGAATTGCAAGCCGACTTGCAGATTCACTAGAAAGTGCTTTAAAGCTTGGCGGGGGCCGAGTTTTAATCGATGTAATGGGAGAGGAAGAACTTCTATTTAGTGAACATCATGCTTGTCCACATTGTGGTTTTTCAATCGGAGAATTAGAGCCGCGTATGTTCTCGTTTAATAGTCCGTTCGGCGCGTGTCCTTCTTGTGATGGACTTGGATCGAAGTTAGAGGTAGATTTAGAACTTGTTATTCCGAACTGGGATGTATCATTAAATGAACATGCGATTGCTCCTTGGGAACCGACAAGTTCACAATATTACCCGCAATTATTAAAATCCGTGTGTAATCATTACGGCATCGATATGGATATGCCGGTGAAAGATATACCGAAGGATTTATTTGATAAAGTGTTGTACGGAAGCGGGGAAGAGAAGCTTTATTTCCGCTATGTGAATGAATTTGGTCAAGTAAAGGAAAATGAGATTTTATTTGAAGGTGTTATTCCGAATATTGAGCGTCGTTATCGTGAGACGAGTTCTGATTATATTCGTGAGCAAATGGAGAAATATATGGCAGAGCAAGCTTGTCCGAAGTGTAAAGGTGGACGCTTAAAGCCTGAGAGTTTAGCTGTTTTCGTTGGTGATAAAACGATTGCCGATGTAACGAAATATTCTGTTCAAGAAGTACAGGAGTTCTTCTCAACTGTTGAGTTAACGGAGAAACAACAAAAAATTGCTCATTTAATTTTAAGAGAAATTCAGGAACGTGTCGGGTTCTTAGTGAACGTCGGTTTAGATTATTTAACGTTAAGTCGTGCCGCAGGAACTTTATCAGGTGGTGAGGCGCAGCGTATTCGTTTAGCGACACAAATTGGTTCTCGCCTTACTGGCGTACTTTACATTCTTGATGAGCCTTCTATCGGTTTGCATCAGCGTGATAATGATCGTCTTATTCGTACATTGCAGGAAATGCGTGATTTAGGAAATACGTTAATTGTTGTTGAGCATGATGAAGATACAATGATGGCTGCTGATTATTTACTTGATATCGGACCTGGTGCAGGTATTCATGGTGGTCAAGTTGTATCAGCAGGTACACCAGCTGAAGTTATGCAAGACGAGAATTCATTAACTGGGAAATATTTAAGCGGTAAAGAGTTTATTCCGGTACCACTTGAAAGACGTAAAGGTGACGGACGTAAAGTGGAGATTGTCGGTGCGAAAGAAAATAACTTAAAGAATGCGAAAATGTCATTCCCCCTAGGAACATTTGTAGCAGTAACAGGCGTATCTGGCTCTGGAAAAAGTACGATAATTAATGAAGTACTATACAAATCATTAGCTCAAAAGCTATATAAAGCGAAAGCAAAGCCAGGGGTTCATAAAGAAATTAAAGGTCTTGAGCAGTTAGATAAAGTTATTGATATTGATCAATCACCAATCGGGCGTACACCACGTTCAAATCCGGCGACATACACTGGCGTATTTGATGATATTCGTGATGTATATGCGCACACGAATGAAGCGAAAGTACGTGGTTATCAAAAAGGACGTTTCAGCTTTAACGTAAAAGGCGGCCGTTGTGAAGCGTGCCGCGGTGATGGAATTATTAAAATCGAAATGCATTTCTTACCAGACGTGTATGTTCCATGTGAAGTTTGTCACGGTAAACGTTACAACCGTGAAACGTTAGAAGTGAAATATAAAGATAAGAATATTTCTGAAGTGTTAGGGATGACAATTGAAGATGGGGTAGAGTTCTTTGCTAATATCCCGAAAATTAAGCGTAAACTTCAAACGCTTGTAGATGTAGGGCTTGGTTATATGAAATTAGGACAACCAGCTACGACGTTATCAGGTGGTGAGGCGCAGCGTGTGAAATTAGCTTCTGAATTACATCGTCGTTCTACAGGGCGTACGTTATACATTTTAGATGAGCCAACGACTGGCTTACATGCACATGATATTGCACGCCTTCTAGAAGTGTTGCAACGTCTTGTTGAGAGTGGTGAGACGGTACTTGTAATTGAGCATAATTTAGATGTTATTAAAACAGCTGATTATATTATTGACCTTGGACCAGAAGGCGGAGACAAAGGCGGACAAATTGTTGCTTCGGGAACGCCAGAGCAAGTGGTGAAAGAAGAGCGCTCTTATACAGGTAAGTATTTAAAAGAGATTTTAGATCGTGATAAAGCAAGAATGAAAGAGAAAATAAAAGAAGTAGAATTATCGCAATAA